In one window of Scylla paramamosain isolate STU-SP2022 chromosome 38, ASM3559412v1, whole genome shotgun sequence DNA:
- the LOC135091884 gene encoding anaphase-promoting complex subunit 2-like isoform X2 produces MAAAAAQRDFKLPWHTIRSSFCLDGNFCEGDAGGTGEDLDMVIWLVNQHGAGQTVLDLALDAIWGALRRSISPNFWSHFTTYNASKSKDDEGSVEVMSRVSSAVGELYSSATAFLPQIHRCEMLCERTGAKYEEYVPGGLMEHFKLHLRATLHSQMPASFTLLFQKFYAAAFKVFYHTEIGSQEESEETTEEAIQCGGCEASSDACHCQAITNTFTQVNRQLLELDLLERLAGDMISSQLLSTITSHVTSTCRDSYDQSRITQLEKWVENVVVGWLEVVYCGGRGKLSSAESAVQNMVAENLHQTYMTALYHTYTTTRIDQLFNIVIEYPESQPALEDIRECLDRTHLRDRLVESLRSAFQTRLLHPGVNTTDVLHAYISAIKALRVLDPKGVLLELVSEPVRQYLRGREDTVRYIVTSLTDECCSELSEELMVATPLVLDDSHSDEDSMEHWDTWTPDPVHAHTLKSKSQRTADIISMLVNIYGSKDVFITEYRTILADRILSQFSYDTEREIRYLEHLKVRFGETLALLHKCEVMVKDVADSKRINQSINSDENPRREKQKFPVSCMILSAQFWPSFKEERLQLPEEVLKELETYTEAFQELKGNRTLNWKHHLGQVQLEVELKHRTLSVSVTPTQATIIFHFQDRKRWTIDELSSVTQVPKTVLRRKITFWQTQGVLQEVESDVFLLVEGEGDGDEGLAAAAGAASPDIAPPAIEEDEAESVMASAQDQREEELQVFWSYIVGMLTNLDSLPLERIHAMLKMFVQGSVECSPQELRDFLDRKVRQHHLIFTNGLYKLPKN; encoded by the exons atggcggcggcagcggcccAGCGGGACTTTAAGCTGCCGTGGCACACAATTCGCTCCTCTTTTTGTCTAGATGGAAATTTCTGCGAG GGAGACGCAGGCGGGACAGGAGAGGACCTGGACATGGTGATCTGGCTTGTGAACCAACATGGTGCCGGCCAGACTGTGCTGGACCTTGCCCTGGATGCCATCTGGGGCGCCCTCAG ACGCTCCATCAGCCCAAATTTCTGGTCTCACTTCACAACCTACAATGCCAGCAAGAGCAAGGATGATGAGGGAAGTGTGGAAGTGATGTCTCGAGTGTCCAGTGCTGTGGGAGAACTGTACAGCAGCGCCACAGCTTTCCTGCCACAGATACACAG GTGCGAGATGCTGTGTGAGAGAACAGGTGCCAAGTATGAGGAGTATGTGCCAGGGGGTCTAATGGAGCACTTCAAGTTGCACCTAAGAGCCACACTGCACAGCCAAATGCcagcctccttcactctcctcttccagAAATTCTATGCTGCAGCCTTTAAAGTTTTCTACCATACTGAGATTGGAAGTCAAG AGGAGTCTGAGGAGACAACTGAGGAGGCCATCCAGTGTGGGGGCTGTGAGGCGTCGTCTGATGCCTGTCACTGTCAGGccatcaccaacaccttcaCTCAGGTCAACAG aCAATTGCTGGAGCTGGACTTGTTAGAGAGGCTTGCAGGCGACATGATTTCCTCTCAGCTTCTCTCTACCATCACCTCCCACGTCACCTCCACTTGCAGAGATTCCTATGATCAGTCTCGCATCACGCAGCTAGAAAAG TGGGTGGAgaatgtggtggtggggtggctGGAGGTGGTGTACTGTGGTGGTCGAGGGAAGCTGTCATCTGCGGAATCAGCAGTGCAGAACATGGTGGCTGAGAACCTCCACCAGACCTACATGACAGCACTATAccacacctacaccaccaccaggatTGACCAGCTCTTTAACATTGTCATTG AGTACCCTGAGTCTCAGCCAGCTCTTGAAGACATCAGGGAGTGTCTGGACCGCACACACCTCAGAGACCGTCTTGTGGAATCCCTGCGTTCTGCTTTTCAG ACTCGCCTTCTCCACCCTGGTGTGAACACAACTGACGTCCTTCACGCCTACATTTCTGCCATCAAGGCGCTAAGGGTTCTGGATCCCAAGGGAGTGCTGCTGGAACTGGTGTCAGAGCCTGTGAG GCAGTACTTGCGAGGTCGAGAGGATACAGTGCGCTACATAGTGACGAGTTTGACTGACGAATGTTGCTCTGAGCTGTCTGAGGAGCTGATGGTGGCCACTCCCTTGGTGCTGGATGACTCCCACAGTGATGAAGATAGTATGGAACACTGGGACACCTGGACACCTGATCCAGTACATGCCCACACCT TGAAATCCAAGTCACAGCGCACGGCAGACATCATTTCCATGCTGGTCAACATTTACGGGAGCAAGGACGTGTTTATTACCGAGTATCGCACTATTCTGGCCGACCGCATCCTCTCCCAGTTCAGCTACGACACAGAGAGGGAGATCCGATACCTGGAGCATCTCAAAGTGAG ATTTGGGGAGACGCTGGCACTTCTACATAAGTgtgaggtgatggtgaaggaTGTGGCTGACTCAAAACGCATCAACCAATCCATCAACTCAGACGAAAACCCAcggagggagaaacagaaattcCCGGTGTCTTGCATGATTCTGTCTGCGCAGTTCTGGCCGTCATTCAAGGAGGAGCGACTGCAGTTGCCAGAGGAGGTGCTGAAGGAACTGGAAACTTACACTGAAGCTTTCCAGGAACTTAAAGGGAACAGGACTCTTAACTGGAAGCACCATCTTGGCCag GTACAGTTGGAAGTCGAGCTAAAACATCGCACTCTCTCGGTCAGTGTCACACCAACCCAGGCCACAATCATCTTCCACTTCCAGGACAGAAAACGTTGGACCATTGACGAGCTGAGCAGCGTCACTCAAGTACCCAAGACTGTCCTGAGGCGAAAGATTACCTTCTGGCAGACACAG ggagtgttgcaggaggTGGAATCGGATGTGTTTCTGttggtggagggggaaggggatggggatgagggcttggcggcagcagcaggggCGGCCTCCCCTGACATCGCCCCCCCAGCCATTGAGGAGGATGAGGCAGAGAGTGTCATGGCCTCAGCTCAGGaccagagagaggaagagctgCAG gTGTTTTGGTCATACATTGTGGGTATGCTCACCAACCTGGACTCTCTGCCCCTGGAGCGCATTCACGCCATGCTCAAAATGTTTGTCCAGGGCTCAGTGGAGTGTAGTCCACAGGAGCTAAGGGACTTTCTGGATCGAAAAGTGCGCCAACACCACCTCATCTTCACCAACGGACTCTACAAGCTTCCCAAGAATTAA
- the LOC135091918 gene encoding LOW QUALITY PROTEIN: uncharacterized protein LOC135091918 (The sequence of the model RefSeq protein was modified relative to this genomic sequence to represent the inferred CDS: deleted 2 bases in 2 codons) encodes MAVTTSSGWRETTGACLAESGLVSVRWPMLVVHTPPRMETYTSHVHMRFQFTKSICFRKTAVTFKTYALLLYHGVPIGETPTYTFHQPYMPIPLPTPPTIRPRLPPWKFRTHRPGGGLAWWKRRRRRRNQEILALRKMKRKARRLERRSKRKRREKVDAFELYWRWKMRLAGIGTSEERRRREAEEGSEGSEGRHQDLILKERGLRETGEGKLEVIPKWRREGEAGETREEGETALRIESENTRLHMRRERVTSKETRDTGDIERLEWRNRRGRERQQHRTHTISNTELDSKPAIGDIVEATSQEPSFAWGGNATIQGVRQLLGLYSNNHTLVFPCDALAPAGFYSVRLVAPELATESARLIVSSMWFQVDWSAEFAIQVNRASIQPCYTHLKVSVSYPYCTAKKEMDKVRVYARLPANVTSANRPVVERYVSEVPVKQNEKHVRFDCNVFEREATEYCFVYVNTARTNVTSIVRRQCVPYYKPNALRQDGQWGTWSAWTPCTTLCDAEGRESRAGQRQRHRFCDSPPPRNGGRYCQGSSLEEESHPPAKHVEAQVKYAWLRPGGQWLKLRDGNSSAAPLLVLLPAAPRRPALARPAPRSPAHASPRVSTGSVLLLEFHSDVNTTMGKPQPRQVGLRADGHSQSVSGDGDKGLGVSGAGREVSGQYLLEGMHVAALVFVALLLVAVVVLAVIHWRHYRLYQRARLVPESPYVTPPGSPSKATTATALASTLTLSEVISLKSLVLRPCLPVSLPLRRRGAPALPSSQDTEPLCSAARHSLPNSPFLTRRAATPSMLRRSSSQMSRLLRRGSGTFRRKRRRFASVDELETRCISPISEMQREDEADSSKEMQGRREDEAEVKYREHRKSVMQREPRLTPKLAKDRLNHERVRRSLLSRSTSAATVRHSSSVSDVSVNGTDTEMEYDYYDYDMDNASAVPGSLFGMDPLLLAWVPPFFTGPDGVTPTHDAIPLEMLSLQQVLPSPPEAPPRPTALPLPNLNIPNTPAPPSDAPMQTSLLSEEANDRVELQQEVQEEEDLSHSSTTPFEDDSTPTATTCSKILNLDDIQFADDSDSAEEL; translated from the exons GAATGGAAACGTACACATCACACGTACACATGAGATtcca GTTCACCAAGTCCATATGCTTTAGAAAAACTGCTGTCACTTTCAAAACATACGCTCTCCTTCTCTACCACGGCGTTCCTATAGGAGAAACACCCACATACACCTTCCACCAGCCTTACATGCCCATACCCCTACCCACGCCGCCCACCATACGCCCCAGGTTACCCCCGTGGAAATTTCGCACGCATAGACCTGGTGGTGGGTTAGcttggtggaagaggaggaggaggaggagaaaccagGAGATATTGGCATTgcgaaagatgaagaggaaagcgagaagacttgagaggaggagtaagaggaagcgGAGGGAGAAAGTGGATGCGTTTGAACTTTACTGGAGGTGGAAGATGCGGCTGGCTGGTATAGGGacgagtgaggaaaggaggagaagggaagcggaggaaggaagtgaaggaagtgaaggaagacacCAAGATCTAATCCTGAAAGAGAGAGGTCTGCGAGAAACAGGGGAGGGAAAATTGGAGGTAATCccgaaatggaggagggagggagaggcgggagaaacgagggaagagggagagacagcaCTGCGAATAGAGAGCGAGAACACGAGACTGCACATGCGGAGAGAACGAGTAACAAGCAAAGAAACGAGAGACACTGGGGACATTGAGAGACTGGAGTGGCGGAACAGAAGAGGCAGGGAAAGACAACAACATCGAACTCACACAATAAGCAACACCGAACTCGATTCAAAACCCGCAATAGGGGATATTGTCGAGGCAACATCCCAGGAGCCTTCCTTCGCCTGGGGGGGCAACGCAACCATCCAGGGGGTAAGACAGCTCCTCGGGCTCTACTCTAACAACCACACCCTGGTCTTCCCCTGTGACGCCCTTGCCCCGGCAGGCTTCTACAGTGTTCGCCTGGTCGCTCCTGAACTCGCGACAGAGAGCGCCAGGCTGATTGTGTCCTCCATGTGgttccag GTGGACTGGAGTGCCGAGTTCGCTATACAGGTGAACAGGGCCAGCATACAGCCTTGCTACACACACTTGAAAGTGAGTGTGAGCTACCCATACTGCACTGCTAAGAAGGAAATGGACAAGGTGCGGGTGTATGCACGCCTGCCCGCTAACGTCACTTCCGCTAACAGACCTGTAGTGGAAAG ATACGTGTCAGAGGTACCAGTGAAGCAGAACGAGAAACACGTTCGCTTCGACTGCAATGTGTTCGAGAGAGAGGCGACTGAGTATTGCTTCGTGTACGTAAACACTGCTCGAACTAATGTCACCTCTATAGTTCGTCGCCAGTGTGTCCCTTACTACAAGCCGAATG CACTGCGGCAGGACGGCCAGTGGGGGACCTGGAGCGCCTGGACGCCTTGCACTACCCTGTGTGACgccgaggggagagagagcagGGCGGGCCAGCGACAAAGACACCGTTTTTGTGACTCCCCGCCGCCACGCAATGGAGGACGGTACTGCCAG gGGTCGTCGCTGGAGGAGGAGTC GCACCCCCCGGCAAAACACGTGGAGGCACAAGTGAAGTATGCGTGGCTTCGTCCAGGCGGGCAGTGG TTAAAGCTCCGTGATGGCAACAGTTCCGCGGCA CCCCTCCTAGTCCTGCTccccgccgcgccgcgccgccccgcccTCGCCCGCCCCGCGCCTCGCAGCCCGGCCCACGCGTCCCCCAGGGTCTCCACCGGGTCTGTTCTACTGCTGGAATTCCACTCCGACGTGAACACCACCATGGGCAAGCCCCAACCCCGCCAAGTGGGGCTTCGAGCTGACGGCCATtccc AGTCAGTGTCAGGTGACGGCGACAAGGGGCTGGGCGTGAGTGGGGCGGGCCGCGAGGTGAGCGGGCAGTACCTGCTGGAGGGTATGCACGTGGCGGCTTTGGTGTTCGTGGCGCTgctgttggtggcggtggtggtgctggcggtgaTCCACTGGCGCCACTACCGTCTGTACCAGCGGGCGCGCCTCGTCCCAGAGTCGCCTTACGTCACACCGCCTGGCTCGCCCTCCAaggccaccaccgccaccgccctTGCCTCCACGCTCACGCTCAGCGAAGTCATCTCCCTTAAATCCCTGGTGCTGCGGCCTTGCCTGCCCGTATCGCTGCCCCTGCGGCGACGCGGCGCCCCCGCTCTGCCGTCCTCGCAGGATACGGAGCCGCTGTGCAGCGCGGCGCGTCATTCGCTACCCAACTCGCCCTTCCTGACGCGCCGCGCCGCCACGCCCTCAATGCTGCGCCGCTCCTCCTCCCAGATGAGCCGTCTGCTGCGGCGCGGCAGCGGCACGTTTCGGCGCAAGCGGCGGCGCTTCGCTTCAGTGGATGAGCTGGAGACGCGCTGCATTTCACCCATCAGCGAGATGCAGCGGGAAGACGAGGCGGACAGCAGCAAGGAAATGCAGGGGCGGCGGGAGGACGAGGCGGAAGTGAAGTACCGCGAGCACCGCAAGTCTGTGATGCAGCGCGAGCCGCGCCTCACGCCTAAGCTGGCCAAGGATCGCCTTAACCACGAGCGTGTGCGGCGCTCCTTGCTGTCCCGCTCCACCTCGGCGGCCACCGTGCGCCACTCGTCATCCGTGTCAGACGTGTCCGTCAACGGCACCGACACCGAGATGGAGTacgactactacgactacgacaTGGACAACGCCTCGGCCGTGCCGGGCTCGCTGTTCGGCATGGACCCGCTGCTGCTGGCGTGGGTGCCACCCTTCTTCACCGGCCCCGACGGCGTCACGCCCACCCACGACGCCATTCCCCTGGAGATGCTGAGCCTGCAGCAGGTGCTGCCCAGCCCCCCCGAGGCACCCCCACGGCCCACAGCGCTGCCGCTCCCCAATCTCAACATCCCCAACACCCCCGCGCCGCCCAGCGACGCGCCCATGCAGACCAGCTTGCTGTCCGAGGAGGCCAACGACCGCGTTGAGCTGCAACAGgaggtgcaggaagaggaggatttgtCCCACTCCTCCACAACGCCCTTTGAAGATGACTCCACGcctaccgccaccacctgcaGCAAGATCCTCAACCTAGATGATATCCAGTTTGCCGATGACTCAGACTCAGCTGAGGAGCTCTAG
- the LOC135091884 gene encoding anaphase-promoting complex subunit 2-like isoform X1 produces MAAAAAQRDFKLPWHTIRSSFCLDGNFCEGDAGGTGEDLDMVIWLVNQHGAGQTVLDLALDAIWGALRRSISPNFWSHFTTYNASKSKDDEGSVEVMSRVSSAVGELYSSATAFLPQIHRCEMLCERTGAKYEEYVPGGLMEHFKLHLRATLHSQMPASFTLLFQKFYAAAFKVFYHTEIGSQAEESEETTEEAIQCGGCEASSDACHCQAITNTFTQVNRQLLELDLLERLAGDMISSQLLSTITSHVTSTCRDSYDQSRITQLEKWVENVVVGWLEVVYCGGRGKLSSAESAVQNMVAENLHQTYMTALYHTYTTTRIDQLFNIVIEYPESQPALEDIRECLDRTHLRDRLVESLRSAFQTRLLHPGVNTTDVLHAYISAIKALRVLDPKGVLLELVSEPVRQYLRGREDTVRYIVTSLTDECCSELSEELMVATPLVLDDSHSDEDSMEHWDTWTPDPVHAHTLKSKSQRTADIISMLVNIYGSKDVFITEYRTILADRILSQFSYDTEREIRYLEHLKVRFGETLALLHKCEVMVKDVADSKRINQSINSDENPRREKQKFPVSCMILSAQFWPSFKEERLQLPEEVLKELETYTEAFQELKGNRTLNWKHHLGQVQLEVELKHRTLSVSVTPTQATIIFHFQDRKRWTIDELSSVTQVPKTVLRRKITFWQTQGVLQEVESDVFLLVEGEGDGDEGLAAAAGAASPDIAPPAIEEDEAESVMASAQDQREEELQVFWSYIVGMLTNLDSLPLERIHAMLKMFVQGSVECSPQELRDFLDRKVRQHHLIFTNGLYKLPKN; encoded by the exons atggcggcggcagcggcccAGCGGGACTTTAAGCTGCCGTGGCACACAATTCGCTCCTCTTTTTGTCTAGATGGAAATTTCTGCGAG GGAGACGCAGGCGGGACAGGAGAGGACCTGGACATGGTGATCTGGCTTGTGAACCAACATGGTGCCGGCCAGACTGTGCTGGACCTTGCCCTGGATGCCATCTGGGGCGCCCTCAG ACGCTCCATCAGCCCAAATTTCTGGTCTCACTTCACAACCTACAATGCCAGCAAGAGCAAGGATGATGAGGGAAGTGTGGAAGTGATGTCTCGAGTGTCCAGTGCTGTGGGAGAACTGTACAGCAGCGCCACAGCTTTCCTGCCACAGATACACAG GTGCGAGATGCTGTGTGAGAGAACAGGTGCCAAGTATGAGGAGTATGTGCCAGGGGGTCTAATGGAGCACTTCAAGTTGCACCTAAGAGCCACACTGCACAGCCAAATGCcagcctccttcactctcctcttccagAAATTCTATGCTGCAGCCTTTAAAGTTTTCTACCATACTGAGATTGGAAGTCAAG CAGAGGAGTCTGAGGAGACAACTGAGGAGGCCATCCAGTGTGGGGGCTGTGAGGCGTCGTCTGATGCCTGTCACTGTCAGGccatcaccaacaccttcaCTCAGGTCAACAG aCAATTGCTGGAGCTGGACTTGTTAGAGAGGCTTGCAGGCGACATGATTTCCTCTCAGCTTCTCTCTACCATCACCTCCCACGTCACCTCCACTTGCAGAGATTCCTATGATCAGTCTCGCATCACGCAGCTAGAAAAG TGGGTGGAgaatgtggtggtggggtggctGGAGGTGGTGTACTGTGGTGGTCGAGGGAAGCTGTCATCTGCGGAATCAGCAGTGCAGAACATGGTGGCTGAGAACCTCCACCAGACCTACATGACAGCACTATAccacacctacaccaccaccaggatTGACCAGCTCTTTAACATTGTCATTG AGTACCCTGAGTCTCAGCCAGCTCTTGAAGACATCAGGGAGTGTCTGGACCGCACACACCTCAGAGACCGTCTTGTGGAATCCCTGCGTTCTGCTTTTCAG ACTCGCCTTCTCCACCCTGGTGTGAACACAACTGACGTCCTTCACGCCTACATTTCTGCCATCAAGGCGCTAAGGGTTCTGGATCCCAAGGGAGTGCTGCTGGAACTGGTGTCAGAGCCTGTGAG GCAGTACTTGCGAGGTCGAGAGGATACAGTGCGCTACATAGTGACGAGTTTGACTGACGAATGTTGCTCTGAGCTGTCTGAGGAGCTGATGGTGGCCACTCCCTTGGTGCTGGATGACTCCCACAGTGATGAAGATAGTATGGAACACTGGGACACCTGGACACCTGATCCAGTACATGCCCACACCT TGAAATCCAAGTCACAGCGCACGGCAGACATCATTTCCATGCTGGTCAACATTTACGGGAGCAAGGACGTGTTTATTACCGAGTATCGCACTATTCTGGCCGACCGCATCCTCTCCCAGTTCAGCTACGACACAGAGAGGGAGATCCGATACCTGGAGCATCTCAAAGTGAG ATTTGGGGAGACGCTGGCACTTCTACATAAGTgtgaggtgatggtgaaggaTGTGGCTGACTCAAAACGCATCAACCAATCCATCAACTCAGACGAAAACCCAcggagggagaaacagaaattcCCGGTGTCTTGCATGATTCTGTCTGCGCAGTTCTGGCCGTCATTCAAGGAGGAGCGACTGCAGTTGCCAGAGGAGGTGCTGAAGGAACTGGAAACTTACACTGAAGCTTTCCAGGAACTTAAAGGGAACAGGACTCTTAACTGGAAGCACCATCTTGGCCag GTACAGTTGGAAGTCGAGCTAAAACATCGCACTCTCTCGGTCAGTGTCACACCAACCCAGGCCACAATCATCTTCCACTTCCAGGACAGAAAACGTTGGACCATTGACGAGCTGAGCAGCGTCACTCAAGTACCCAAGACTGTCCTGAGGCGAAAGATTACCTTCTGGCAGACACAG ggagtgttgcaggaggTGGAATCGGATGTGTTTCTGttggtggagggggaaggggatggggatgagggcttggcggcagcagcaggggCGGCCTCCCCTGACATCGCCCCCCCAGCCATTGAGGAGGATGAGGCAGAGAGTGTCATGGCCTCAGCTCAGGaccagagagaggaagagctgCAG gTGTTTTGGTCATACATTGTGGGTATGCTCACCAACCTGGACTCTCTGCCCCTGGAGCGCATTCACGCCATGCTCAAAATGTTTGTCCAGGGCTCAGTGGAGTGTAGTCCACAGGAGCTAAGGGACTTTCTGGATCGAAAAGTGCGCCAACACCACCTCATCTTCACCAACGGACTCTACAAGCTTCCCAAGAATTAA
- the LOC135091884 gene encoding anaphase-promoting complex subunit 2-like isoform X3, producing the protein MVIWLVNQHGAGQTVLDLALDAIWGALRRSISPNFWSHFTTYNASKSKDDEGSVEVMSRVSSAVGELYSSATAFLPQIHRCEMLCERTGAKYEEYVPGGLMEHFKLHLRATLHSQMPASFTLLFQKFYAAAFKVFYHTEIGSQAEESEETTEEAIQCGGCEASSDACHCQAITNTFTQVNRQLLELDLLERLAGDMISSQLLSTITSHVTSTCRDSYDQSRITQLEKWVENVVVGWLEVVYCGGRGKLSSAESAVQNMVAENLHQTYMTALYHTYTTTRIDQLFNIVIEYPESQPALEDIRECLDRTHLRDRLVESLRSAFQTRLLHPGVNTTDVLHAYISAIKALRVLDPKGVLLELVSEPVRQYLRGREDTVRYIVTSLTDECCSELSEELMVATPLVLDDSHSDEDSMEHWDTWTPDPVHAHTLKSKSQRTADIISMLVNIYGSKDVFITEYRTILADRILSQFSYDTEREIRYLEHLKVRFGETLALLHKCEVMVKDVADSKRINQSINSDENPRREKQKFPVSCMILSAQFWPSFKEERLQLPEEVLKELETYTEAFQELKGNRTLNWKHHLGQVQLEVELKHRTLSVSVTPTQATIIFHFQDRKRWTIDELSSVTQVPKTVLRRKITFWQTQGVLQEVESDVFLLVEGEGDGDEGLAAAAGAASPDIAPPAIEEDEAESVMASAQDQREEELQVFWSYIVGMLTNLDSLPLERIHAMLKMFVQGSVECSPQELRDFLDRKVRQHHLIFTNGLYKLPKN; encoded by the exons ATGGTGATCTGGCTTGTGAACCAACATGGTGCCGGCCAGACTGTGCTGGACCTTGCCCTGGATGCCATCTGGGGCGCCCTCAG ACGCTCCATCAGCCCAAATTTCTGGTCTCACTTCACAACCTACAATGCCAGCAAGAGCAAGGATGATGAGGGAAGTGTGGAAGTGATGTCTCGAGTGTCCAGTGCTGTGGGAGAACTGTACAGCAGCGCCACAGCTTTCCTGCCACAGATACACAG GTGCGAGATGCTGTGTGAGAGAACAGGTGCCAAGTATGAGGAGTATGTGCCAGGGGGTCTAATGGAGCACTTCAAGTTGCACCTAAGAGCCACACTGCACAGCCAAATGCcagcctccttcactctcctcttccagAAATTCTATGCTGCAGCCTTTAAAGTTTTCTACCATACTGAGATTGGAAGTCAAG CAGAGGAGTCTGAGGAGACAACTGAGGAGGCCATCCAGTGTGGGGGCTGTGAGGCGTCGTCTGATGCCTGTCACTGTCAGGccatcaccaacaccttcaCTCAGGTCAACAG aCAATTGCTGGAGCTGGACTTGTTAGAGAGGCTTGCAGGCGACATGATTTCCTCTCAGCTTCTCTCTACCATCACCTCCCACGTCACCTCCACTTGCAGAGATTCCTATGATCAGTCTCGCATCACGCAGCTAGAAAAG TGGGTGGAgaatgtggtggtggggtggctGGAGGTGGTGTACTGTGGTGGTCGAGGGAAGCTGTCATCTGCGGAATCAGCAGTGCAGAACATGGTGGCTGAGAACCTCCACCAGACCTACATGACAGCACTATAccacacctacaccaccaccaggatTGACCAGCTCTTTAACATTGTCATTG AGTACCCTGAGTCTCAGCCAGCTCTTGAAGACATCAGGGAGTGTCTGGACCGCACACACCTCAGAGACCGTCTTGTGGAATCCCTGCGTTCTGCTTTTCAG ACTCGCCTTCTCCACCCTGGTGTGAACACAACTGACGTCCTTCACGCCTACATTTCTGCCATCAAGGCGCTAAGGGTTCTGGATCCCAAGGGAGTGCTGCTGGAACTGGTGTCAGAGCCTGTGAG GCAGTACTTGCGAGGTCGAGAGGATACAGTGCGCTACATAGTGACGAGTTTGACTGACGAATGTTGCTCTGAGCTGTCTGAGGAGCTGATGGTGGCCACTCCCTTGGTGCTGGATGACTCCCACAGTGATGAAGATAGTATGGAACACTGGGACACCTGGACACCTGATCCAGTACATGCCCACACCT TGAAATCCAAGTCACAGCGCACGGCAGACATCATTTCCATGCTGGTCAACATTTACGGGAGCAAGGACGTGTTTATTACCGAGTATCGCACTATTCTGGCCGACCGCATCCTCTCCCAGTTCAGCTACGACACAGAGAGGGAGATCCGATACCTGGAGCATCTCAAAGTGAG ATTTGGGGAGACGCTGGCACTTCTACATAAGTgtgaggtgatggtgaaggaTGTGGCTGACTCAAAACGCATCAACCAATCCATCAACTCAGACGAAAACCCAcggagggagaaacagaaattcCCGGTGTCTTGCATGATTCTGTCTGCGCAGTTCTGGCCGTCATTCAAGGAGGAGCGACTGCAGTTGCCAGAGGAGGTGCTGAAGGAACTGGAAACTTACACTGAAGCTTTCCAGGAACTTAAAGGGAACAGGACTCTTAACTGGAAGCACCATCTTGGCCag GTACAGTTGGAAGTCGAGCTAAAACATCGCACTCTCTCGGTCAGTGTCACACCAACCCAGGCCACAATCATCTTCCACTTCCAGGACAGAAAACGTTGGACCATTGACGAGCTGAGCAGCGTCACTCAAGTACCCAAGACTGTCCTGAGGCGAAAGATTACCTTCTGGCAGACACAG ggagtgttgcaggaggTGGAATCGGATGTGTTTCTGttggtggagggggaaggggatggggatgagggcttggcggcagcagcaggggCGGCCTCCCCTGACATCGCCCCCCCAGCCATTGAGGAGGATGAGGCAGAGAGTGTCATGGCCTCAGCTCAGGaccagagagaggaagagctgCAG gTGTTTTGGTCATACATTGTGGGTATGCTCACCAACCTGGACTCTCTGCCCCTGGAGCGCATTCACGCCATGCTCAAAATGTTTGTCCAGGGCTCAGTGGAGTGTAGTCCACAGGAGCTAAGGGACTTTCTGGATCGAAAAGTGCGCCAACACCACCTCATCTTCACCAACGGACTCTACAAGCTTCCCAAGAATTAA